Within the Deinococcus sp. Leaf326 genome, the region CGTAGGGTCCGGAAGAGCAGAGGGATGGCGCAGGCCCAACTGCCCCTCCTGGAACAAGCCACAGGCAGCGGTGGACAGCGCGAGAGGCAGCACAGCAGCCTGCTCGTACTTCAGTTCATCCGGCAAGGGGCAGGCCAGCCGTTCCAACACCACCGCATACGTCTGAAACGCGCCCTCTGCCGGGGAATTGCGGTTCTTTTCAGTGCCCACTGCAAGTGCCAGCACCCGGTCCCCGACTTGGAAGCGGGCGACTCCCGGCCCAACTTCAACGACTTCTCCAGCGAGATCGAAGCCTAGAACCGCAGGGGATTTGAGCCAGGGATAGGCGAAGCGGCCGATGTGGGGAATCAGCCCATCCACTGGGTTGACGGCGACAGCGCGGGTATGAACAACGATTTCCCCTTGACCGGGTGATGTATAGGGCGCTGGAGCGACTTCGAGTGTGGGATGACCCTGAATGTACCAGGCGGCAGTGTTGATCGGCATGGGAAGAGCTCCTTTCCGCACCACAATGATGGCACGGCGTGTCATCACGCTATCCAGTCACGGCACTCCATGTCAACACTTACACTCTCTCCATGGCACGGTGGCAAGCAGGAGCAGGAGATCGACTGGAACAAGCAGCGCTCGCGCTGTTCCTGGAACAAGGCTTCGCGGAAACGACCGTGCCGCAGATTGCGGCGCGTGCCGGTCTGACGACCCGCACCTTCTTCCGTCACTTTGCCGACAAGCGCGAGGTCCTTTTTCGCGCAGACGCGAACGTCCCCATCCTCATCCAGGAGCTGATGGCTGAAGCTGCCTTGAGCCTGAGTCCATTGACGCTGATCTCCACCCGGTTGGGCGGATTTGCCGAGCAGGTCTTCGCGGGGCAACGGGACATCCTGCTCCTCCAGCAGCGGATCATCCAAACGGATCCTGGATTGCAAGACCGGAAACGGCGCAAGATGGCGACTCTCCGAGACGCCATTATTGCTGGCTTCCTTCAGCGCGGTACGGAACGCCTCGTCGCCACAATCGCAGCCGACTTGGCGATGTCGGTGCTCGGAACGGCTCTGGAACGCTGGCTCTCAGCAGATGGGACGACGCCGTTCACGACATATGTTGCTGAAGGCCTTCAAGCGCTTCACGTCTTAAAGGAGCAGGAGCTGTAGAAATTCCCTTTCATAGAAGGCTATCTCTTGGTGCCTGATTATTGATAACGGCATAAGCTGACGTTTGCCTTCGTTCGATTAAACCGAGCAGAGAGCAATTCGGATGGCCTGCATATCCGCAAGGGTGGTGCGAATTGACGTCGTTATCTATCATCGGTACATCAACTCGGTTTTTAATTCTCCGGCTTGCCCCCTATGAACAGCACCCGCGTGAAGGCATAATAGACCCGCTCACTCGGAAAGGTCGCCCGCAGCCGTTCTCGATAGGCAGCCAGAAAGCGCTCGCCATCTCCTTGCGAGAGCCGCGACAGGTAGGGCACGAGCGCCGTGCCGCGTGTCCACTCGACGAGGCCCAGCGCGCCCGGCAGGACGACCGGGTAGACCTTGCTCAGGGCGGTGATGTCCTGTGCCCCCAAGGCATCGAGGAGTTCGGCGTAGGCGGCGGGCGTGAGGACTGGCGAAGCCCCGTGGGCCGTGCCGAAGCGGGTAAAGCCGCCGAGTTCGGCCGCGAACTCTTGGGCCGTCTCGGTCAGCAGGCGGTGGCTGGGGTGGTCGTGATTGGCAGGCACCTGCACGGCCAGCACACCGCCGGGCCGCAGCCTCGCCCACAGCCGTGCGAGGAGGGCCGGGTGGTTCGGCAACCACTGCAACGAGGCATTGGCATAGATGAGGTCGTATTCACCCGTCAGCCCGGCGATGTCACCCTGCTCGAAGCGCAGATTGGGAGTTGCAGGTCCCCCCGCGGCTTGCGCCAGCATCTCGGCGCTGCTGTCCAGTCCCAGCACCTGTGCTGCCGGAAAGCGTTCGGCAAGCTGCCGTGCCTGCTCGCCCGTCCCGCAGCCCAGGTCCACGATGTTATGGTAATCCCTCACCGGAACGAGGGCCTGGAGATCTTGGGCCGGGGCGCTGCGGGCTGCCCGGAAGCGGTGATATTGCTCAGGATTCCACGTCATAGAAGAAGGCTAAAGTGCTAGGGTCGCTCTGTGTGCGTACTGTGGGAGTGACACCTGATAGACACGTAAATGCACACCCCAAACATTGAGCGAGCATAGGTCGTGCTTGACCGAGACTGAGCTTCGGGAGC harbors:
- a CDS encoding TetR/AcrR family transcriptional regulator — encoded protein: MARWQAGAGDRLEQAALALFLEQGFAETTVPQIAARAGLTTRTFFRHFADKREVLFRADANVPILIQELMAEAALSLSPLTLISTRLGGFAEQVFAGQRDILLLQQRIIQTDPGLQDRKRRKMATLRDAIIAGFLQRGTERLVATIAADLAMSVLGTALERWLSADGTTPFTTYVAEGLQALHVLKEQEL
- a CDS encoding methyltransferase domain-containing protein encodes the protein MTWNPEQYHRFRAARSAPAQDLQALVPVRDYHNIVDLGCGTGEQARQLAERFPAAQVLGLDSSAEMLAQAAGGPATPNLRFEQGDIAGLTGEYDLIYANASLQWLPNHPALLARLWARLRPGGVLAVQVPANHDHPSHRLLTETAQEFAAELGGFTRFGTAHGASPVLTPAAYAELLDALGAQDITALSKVYPVVLPGALGLVEWTRGTALVPYLSRLSQGDGERFLAAYRERLRATFPSERVYYAFTRVLFIGGKPEN